A single genomic interval of Silene latifolia isolate original U9 population unplaced genomic scaffold, ASM4854445v1 scaffold_381, whole genome shotgun sequence harbors:
- the LOC141639412 gene encoding 3-ketoacyl-CoA synthase 11-like, which yields HLLTHNMHLFLLFLLLTIFISTKASDFSFKDLFDYCKNVQFESIRVITNLVILVLIAIIYFQNQRCRVYLLNFSCYKPDDSYKCSKQKFMLGSNAIGTFTAESIEFQRMILEKSGLGEDTYLPEALSRIPFNPCMADARKEAEGIMFGTIDELFAKINVKPKDIGILVVNCSVFTPTPSLSAMVVNRYKLRGNIMSYNIGGMGCSAAVISLELAQNLLQVHKNSYALVVSVECVTLNSYTGNEKSMLVSNCLFRLGGSAILLSNKRSDKCRSKYELVHTVRTHRGADDKSFASVTQKEDSEGKIGFSLSKELMIVAGDALKANITTLGPLVLPISEKMLFVGNLIAKKLFKMRKLKPYIPDFKLAIEHFCIHAGGKTVLDGVQKNLALTEWHMEPSRMTLYRFGNTSSTSIWYELAYTEAKGRVKRGDRVWQIAFGSGFKCNSAVWRALRSVNPAQEMNPWMDEIQSFPVDVPKEKCA from the coding sequence ATAATATGCATTTGTTcctcttgtttcttcttctcaCTATTTTCATTTCCACCAAAGCCTCCGATTTCTCATTTAAAGATCTGTTTGACTATTGCAAAAATGTTCAATTCGAGTCGATAAGGGTGATCACCAATTTGGTCATCCTTGTTCTTATAGCGATCATCTATTTCCAAAATCAACGTTGCCGTGTTTATCTACTAAACTTTTCATGTTACAAACCCGATGATAGCTACAAATGCTCGAAACAGAAATTTATGCTCGGCTCAAACGCTATTGGTACTTTTACAGCCGAAAGCATCGAGTTCCAAAGGATGATTCTTGAGAAATCGGGTCTTGGAGAAGACACTTACCTTCCTGAAGCACTCTCGCGCATTCCCTTTAATCCTTGTATGGCGGATGCTAGAAAGGAAGCTGAGGGGATAATGTTCGGCACAATTGATGAATTGTTTGCTAAAATAAATGTGAAGCCCAAGGATATTGGAATATTAGTAGTAAACTGTAGTGTGTTTACTCCGACCCCATCATTATCAGCCATGGTTGTAAATCGCTACAAGTTACGAGGCAACATAATGAGTTATAATATTGGCGGGATGGGGTGCAGTGCTGCAGTTATATCACTCGAGTTAGCTCAAAATCTTCTACAAGTCCACAAGAACTCGTATGCTTTGGTTGTCAGTGTTGAGTGTGTTACTTTAAACTCTTATACTGGCAATGAAAAATCTATGTTGGTCTCAAATTGTTTGTTTCGACTGGGAGGATCAGCTATTCTGCTATCTAACAAGAGGTCGGACAAATGTCGGTCCAAGTACGAGTTAGTCCACACTGTCAGGACCCATAGAGGTGCCGATGATAAGTCCTTTGCCAGTGTGACTCAAAAAGAAGATTCAGAAGGGAAAATCGGATTCTCTTTGTCCAAGGAACTTATGATTGTCGCAGGGGACGCTCTTAAGGCGAATATTACGACCTTGGGTCCCCTGGTTTTGCCAATTTCAGAAAAAATGCTTTTTGTTGGCAATTTGATTGCAAAGAAATTGTTCAAGATGAGGAAACTAAAGCCATATATTCCTGATTTTAAACTAGCTATTGAGCATTTTTGCATTCATGCTGGTGGAAAGACGGTTCTCGATGGAGTTCAAAAGAATTTGGCGCTCACTGAATGGCATATGGAACCGTCAAGGATGACACTGTATCGATTTGGGAACACATCGAGCACTTCGATATGGTATGAGCTTGCTTATACTGAAGCCAAAGGGCGGGTTAAGCGAGGCGACAGGGTATGGCAGATTGCATTTGGGTCGGGTTTTAAGTGTAACAGTGCAGTCTGGAGAGCTTTAAGGAGTGTGAATCCTGCCCAAGAGATGAATCCATGGATGGATGAAATTCAATCATTTCCTGTTGATGTTCCAAAGGAAAAGTGTGCTTGA